One Bradyrhizobium zhanjiangense DNA segment encodes these proteins:
- the leuC gene encoding 3-isopropylmalate dehydratase large subunit translates to MSKPTTLYDKIWNDHLVHEAEDGTCLLYIDRHLVHEVTSPQAFEGLRATGRKVHAPEKTLAVVDHNVPTTDRTKPNPDPESIEQIKALAENAKEFGIEYYNEFDKRQGIVHVIGPEQGFTLPGTTIVCGDSHTSTHGAFGALAHGIGTSEVEHVLATQTLIQKKAKNMRVTVDGKLPDGVTGKDIILAIIGEIGTAGGTGYVLEYAGDAIRALSMEGRMTVCNMSIEGGARAGLVAPDQKAYDFLRDRPKAPKGAAWDEAMRYWEKLRSDEGAHFDHELRLDAAKLPPIVTWGTSPEDVISVTGIVPDPDKIEDEAKRISKHRALKYMGLTAGTKITDIKLDRVFIGSCTNGRIEDLRAAAKIAEGKTVSANINAMVVPGSGIVKEQAEAEGLDKIFIKAGFEWREPGCSMCLAMNPDKLKPEERCASTSNRNFEGRQGFKGRTHLVSPAMAAAAAIAGHFVDVRDWR, encoded by the coding sequence ATGTCCAAGCCGACCACATTGTATGACAAGATCTGGAACGACCATCTGGTGCACGAAGCCGAGGACGGCACCTGCCTGCTCTATATCGATCGCCACCTGGTGCACGAGGTGACCTCGCCGCAGGCGTTCGAAGGCCTGCGCGCGACGGGCCGCAAGGTGCACGCGCCCGAGAAGACGCTCGCCGTCGTCGACCACAACGTGCCGACCACCGACCGCACCAAGCCGAATCCTGATCCTGAAAGCATCGAGCAGATCAAGGCGCTGGCCGAGAACGCCAAGGAATTCGGCATCGAATATTACAACGAGTTCGACAAGCGCCAGGGCATCGTCCACGTCATCGGCCCCGAGCAGGGCTTTACGCTGCCCGGCACCACCATCGTCTGCGGTGACAGCCACACCTCGACGCATGGCGCGTTCGGCGCGCTCGCGCACGGCATCGGCACCAGCGAGGTCGAGCACGTGCTGGCGACGCAGACGCTGATCCAGAAGAAGGCGAAGAACATGCGCGTCACCGTCGATGGCAAATTGCCTGACGGCGTGACGGGCAAGGACATCATCCTAGCCATCATCGGCGAGATCGGCACCGCCGGCGGCACCGGCTACGTGCTGGAATATGCGGGCGACGCGATCCGCGCGCTCAGCATGGAAGGCCGCATGACGGTCTGCAACATGTCGATCGAAGGTGGCGCCCGCGCCGGTCTCGTCGCACCCGACCAGAAGGCCTACGACTTCCTGCGCGATCGCCCGAAGGCGCCGAAGGGCGCGGCCTGGGACGAGGCGATGCGCTACTGGGAGAAACTGCGTTCCGACGAGGGTGCGCATTTCGACCACGAGCTGCGCCTCGACGCCGCAAAGCTGCCGCCGATCGTGACCTGGGGCACCAGCCCTGAGGACGTCATCTCCGTGACCGGCATCGTCCCCGACCCCGACAAGATCGAGGACGAGGCCAAGCGCATCTCCAAGCATCGCGCCCTGAAATATATGGGCCTGACGGCGGGCACGAAGATCACCGACATCAAGCTCGACCGCGTCTTCATCGGCTCCTGCACCAACGGCCGCATCGAGGATTTGCGCGCGGCAGCGAAGATTGCTGAAGGCAAGACCGTTTCAGCGAATATCAACGCCATGGTGGTGCCGGGCTCCGGCATCGTGAAGGAGCAGGCCGAGGCTGAGGGTCTCGACAAGATCTTCATCAAGGCCGGCTTCGAATGGCGCGAGCCGGGCTGCTCGATGTGCCTTGCCATGAACCCGGACAAGCTGAAGCCGGAAGAGCGCTGCGCCTCGACCTCGAACCGCAATTTCGAGGGCCGCCAGGGTTTCAAGGGCCGCACGCATCTGGTGTCGCCGGCAATGGCGGCGGCGGCCGCGATCGCCGGTCACTTCGTCGACGTCAGGGATTGGCGGTAA
- the rplS gene encoding 50S ribosomal protein L19, with amino-acid sequence MNLIKQLEQEQFDKLSASKDIPEFAPGDTVIVNVKVVEGDRTRVQAYEGVCIGRSGGGLNESFTVRKISYGEGVERVFPLLSPMIDSIKVVRRGKVRRAKLYYLRNLRGKSARIVEKQDRQAAVGE; translated from the coding sequence ATGAACCTGATCAAGCAGCTCGAGCAGGAGCAATTCGACAAGCTGTCCGCCAGCAAGGACATCCCGGAATTCGCCCCCGGCGACACCGTGATCGTCAACGTGAAGGTCGTCGAAGGCGACCGCACCCGCGTGCAGGCCTATGAGGGCGTCTGCATCGGCCGTTCCGGCGGTGGCCTCAACGAGAGCTTCACCGTGCGCAAGATCTCCTATGGCGAGGGCGTCGAGCGCGTGTTCCCGCTGCTCTCCCCGATGATCGACTCGATCAAGGTGGTGCGCCGCGGCAAGGTGCGTCGCGCCAAGCTCTATTACCTCCGCAACCTTCGCGGCAAGTCGGCCCGCATCGTCGAGAAGCAGGACCGCCAGGCTGCCGTCGGCGAGTAA
- the trmD gene encoding tRNA (guanosine(37)-N1)-methyltransferase TrmD, which translates to MTNSSPWRATVLTLFPEMFPGPLGVSLAGRALAAGLWQLEARDIRASATDRHRSVDDTPAGGGPGMVLRADVLAAAIDAAEISPERPRLLMSPRGRPLTQARVVELARGPGPLIVCGRFEGVDQRVIDGRGLEEVSIGDYVLSGGEIAAMALIDSCVRLLPGVMGKEASGTEESFSDGLLEYPQYTRPQLFEGAPIPDILTSGDHAKVASWRRAASEALTAARRPDLWAQIPSKAPNRAGRQKTPKNKTDG; encoded by the coding sequence ATGACCAACTCCTCACCCTGGCGCGCGACGGTGCTGACGCTGTTTCCGGAGATGTTTCCGGGGCCGCTCGGCGTGAGCCTGGCCGGCCGGGCGCTGGCCGCCGGGCTGTGGCAACTCGAGGCGCGGGACATCCGGGCCTCCGCCACCGACCGGCATCGGAGCGTGGACGACACCCCGGCCGGCGGCGGGCCGGGCATGGTGCTGCGGGCAGATGTCCTGGCCGCGGCCATCGATGCTGCTGAAATCAGCCCGGAGCGGCCGCGCTTGCTGATGAGCCCGCGCGGTCGGCCATTGACCCAGGCCCGGGTTGTGGAGCTGGCCAGGGGCCCCGGCCCCTTGATCGTTTGCGGGCGGTTCGAGGGCGTGGACCAGCGGGTGATCGACGGGCGAGGCCTAGAGGAGGTCTCGATCGGCGATTACGTGCTGTCCGGGGGCGAAATCGCAGCCATGGCCCTGATCGACTCCTGCGTCCGGCTGCTGCCGGGGGTGATGGGCAAGGAGGCCTCTGGAACCGAGGAAAGCTTTTCGGACGGCCTGCTCGAATACCCCCAATACACCCGCCCGCAGCTTTTCGAGGGGGCTCCGATCCCTGATATCCTGACCTCCGGCGACCACGCCAAGGTCGCCAGCTGGCGGCGGGCTGCATCCGAGGCCCTGACGGCGGCCCGGCGGCCGGATTTATGGGCCCAGATCCCGAGCAAGGCCCCGAATCGGGCCGGCCGCCAAAAAACGCCAAAAAACAAGACAGACGGGTGA